A single genomic interval of Lucilia cuprina isolate Lc7/37 chromosome 2, ASM2204524v1, whole genome shotgun sequence harbors:
- the LOC124420979 gene encoding uncharacterized protein LOC124420979 → MDNEEIISDESLSDRSTTDVEEVASTTNHKRKKQVVIRRKNKFSDSWKNKFSWVTRTNKESMAKCIVCGICFSIANSGITGIKRHMKTAKHMRNLGSYQQKPVSHFFNNSSNKETQGATEASSMAEAAFVYHTITHSHSYQSADCSNKLFKQMFPDSNVASTFTCGKTKLSKIATNILAKYSIETVLKDLNDDHPFSISTDASNKGNIKTFPIVLRYFSKHTGVNTKLLNFYESNSVILKWRLWRYVMMADVEKMYDANNDVKLVEEETLDIDNEGGADNELTEDVDDVTFS, encoded by the exons ATGGATAATGAAGAAATAATTTCCGATGAATCTTTGTCGGATAGATCAACCACAGATGTAGAAGAAGTAGCGTCCACAACGAATCATAAACGAAAGAAACAAGTTGTCATTCGAcgtaaaaacaaatttagtgaTAGTtggaaaaacaaatttagttgGGTAACCAGAACTAACAAGGAATCCATGGCCAAATGCATCGTTTGTggtatttgtttttcaattgcAAATAGCGGTATTACAGGTATCAAGCGCCATATGAAGACAGCAAAACATATGCGGAATTTAGGAAGCTATCAACAGAAACCTGTAAGTCATTTTTTCAACAATAGTTCGAATAAAGAAACACAAGGAGCAACAGAGGCAAGTTCAATGGCAGAGGCAGCTTTTGTCTATCATACCATCACACATAGCCACAGCTACCAATCCGCAGATTGCAGTAATaagctttttaaacaaatgtttccAGACTCAAATGTAGCTTCTACTTTTACATGTGGTAAAACAAAGTTGTCGAAGATCGCTACTAACATTTTGGCTAAGTATTCTATTGAAACCGTACTTAAGGACTTGAATGATGATCACCCTTTTTCTATATCAACCGATGCGTCAAACaaaggaaatattaaaacatttccaATTGTTCTCCGATACTTTTCTAAGCATACGGGAGTAAATACAAAACTTTTGAACTTTTATGAGTCAAATTCGGTTATTTTAAAATGGCGGCTATGGAGATATGTAATGATGGCGGATGTTGAAAAGAT GTATGATGCTAATAATGACGTAAAACTTGTCGAGGAAGAGACTTTAGACATCGATAATGAAGGAGGTGCTGATAATGAATTAACCGAAGATGTTGATGACGTAACATTTTCTTAA